One window of Papaver somniferum cultivar HN1 chromosome 9, ASM357369v1, whole genome shotgun sequence genomic DNA carries:
- the LOC113313118 gene encoding uncharacterized protein LOC113313118 produces MTLTDEVHHLISAIQTLDTSVHNFMETVVENSQKVDQSRQFVIDELLQKTQTLHNTSLESILASHRREMSTLLQQHTQDTTNLADTVTRNMASILLTRFPLNTPSPGLHSAHGSSVPSGNTHGTSGSSGILGSPIPNNLKFPIFDGTDPAGWIFQSDQYFRLHHTIEAVKIDIATSSFKGDANAWYRWIQPKLTNPTWTQFCSLVRERFADKKFSNPRLALSTILQQGSVREHIREFEQLLNFVTDLPDDYVIDLFVRSLKREIRSVVEIFEPPTLAIAFQKAIKQEDVLLFNPSFYKSIARQNPYRQPTSSTPSFDPTNTSFKKSTIPAGVKRLSLEEKHIRREQGLCFNCDEQYKAGHVCAKPLNSRLLILDMTPEVHVEDDEYPPASLTDEIITPAAANQIYSDPTISFHAFTGTSFPNTMRVTGRIAGHTLTILLDSGSTHNFLHPSVAKRCGVLQKTAADHMNVLVGNGGILKTQGLCSDVSLELQSYMCTTDFFLLELSGCEAVLGVDWLRTLGNISWDFDKLHMQFTANGREHMLVGNNSTSILLLDVSFMHKVFQDTQHGFFLQLVPSPTTSEIHSQVPTAVSDLLLLFSDLFASPTALPPPRKYDHCIPLLPNTSPFNVIPYGYPYFQKAEIEKIVQELLDTGLIRTSSSPFSSPVLLVRKKDGSWRMCVD; encoded by the coding sequence ATGACACTCACAGATGAAGTTCACCATCTTATATCTGCCATACAAACCTTGGATACTTCCGTCCATAATTTTATGGAGACTGTTGTTGAGAATTCTCAGAAGGTAGATCAATCTCGCCAATTTGTTATTGATGAACTTCTTCAGAAAACACAAACTTTGCATAATACCAGTTTGGAATCTATTTTAGCTTCACATCGTCGAGAGATGAGTACCTTGCTGCAACAACACACACAAGATACTACCAATCTTGCTGATACTGTCACTCGTAACATGGCATCAATCTTGCTTACACGTTTTCCTTTGAATACCCCTTCTCCTGGTCTGCATAGTGCTCATGGCAGCAGTGTTCCTTCTGGTAACACTCACGGTACCTCTGGTAGCAGTGGTATTCTTGGTTCTCCAATACCTAATAACTTGAAGTTTCCTATCTTTGATGGAACGGATCCTGCTGGATGGATCTTTCAGTCAGATCAGTATTTTCGTCTTCATCATACAATTGAAGCTGTAAAAATTGATATTGCTACTTCTTCCTTCAAAGGCGACGCTAATGCTTGGTATCGCTGGATTCAACCAAAGCTCACTAATCCTACATGGACACAATTTTGTTCACTGGTTCGTGAACGTTTTGCTGATAAGAAGTTTTCCAATCCACGTCTAGCGCTATCCACAATTCTTCAACAAGGTTCAGTGCGTGAGCACATTCGAGAATTTGAACAACTGCTAAATTTCGTTACAGATTTACCAGATGATTATGTCATTGATCTCTTTGTTCGATCTCTCAAGAGAGAAATTCGATCTGTTGTGGAAATTTTTGAGCCACCCACATTGGCTATTGCTTTTCAAAAGGCTATTAAACAAGAAGATGTGTTACTGTTTAACCCATCTTTTTACAAATCTATTGCGAGACAAAACCCTTACAGACAGCCGACTTCTTCAACCCCTTCCTTTGATCCAACTAATACATCTTTTAAGAAGTCTACCATTCCAGCTGGCGTTAAACGTTTATCTCTCGAGGAAAAACATATAAGACGTGAGCAGGGCCTATGTTTCAATTGTGATGAACAGTATAAAGCTGGACATGTGTGTGCAAAGCCATTGAACTCTAGATTATTGATTTTAGATATGACTCCAGAAGtccatgttgaagatgatgagtatCCACCTGCGTCTCTTACTGACGAGATAATTACTCCTGCGGCTGCAAATCAGATATATTCTGACCCCACCATTTCATTCCATGCTTTCACTGGCACTTCTTTTCCAAACACTATGCGTGTTACTGGTAGAATTGCTGGTCACACACTCACTATTTTACTTGATTCCGGATCAACCCATAATTTCCTACACCCTTCTGTTGCTAAACGATGTGGTGTTCTCCAGAAGACAGCTGCTGATCATATGAATGTTTTGGTGGGTAATGGAGGAATTCTAAAAACACAAGGACTTTGTTCTGATGTTTCCTTAGAATTACAGTCTTACATGTGCACTACTGATTTTTTCTTACTAGAATTGAGTGGTTGTGAGGCAGTACTTGGGGTGGACTGGCTGAGAACCTTAGGTAATATTTCTTGGGATTTTGATAAATTACATATGCAGTTTACTGCCAATGGTCGAGAACATATGTTAGTGGGCAACAATTCTACTTCCATTTTATTGTTGGATGTCTCTTTCATGCACAAGGTCTTTCAAGATACTCAACATGGTTTTTTCTTGCAATTGGTGCCATCTCCGACTACTTCAGAAATTCACTCTCAGGTACCCACTGCAGTCTCTGACTTGCTTTTACTATTTTCTGATTTGTTTGCTTCACCTACTGCTTTACCACCTCCGAGAAAGTATGATCATTGTATTCCTTTACTTCCTAATACATCACCATTTAATGTTATACCCTATGGATACCCCTATTTTCAGAAGGCAGAAATTGAAAAGATTGTTCAAGAACTCTTAGATACAGGTTTGATTCGAACTAGTTCTAGTCCATTTTCTTCTCCAGTACTCTTGGTTCGAAAAAAGGATGGTTCTTGGCGTATGTGTGTGGATTAA